A region of Lycium barbarum isolate Lr01 chromosome 1, ASM1917538v2, whole genome shotgun sequence DNA encodes the following proteins:
- the LOC132631816 gene encoding desiccation protectant protein Lea14 homolog, with protein sequence MDLVDKAKNYVSEKVAEKVENMEKPEATIMDVDVKKISFDSISYHAKVSVSNPYHVPIPIMEIAYVVKSAGRIVATGLIPDPGSLKAKSTTMVDVPAKVPHSAILSLVRDIAADWDIDYTLELGFIIDLPVFGNLTIPLTYSGVYKLPTLSDLWRGDEEEEEEKEEKEKKAEKVIKIEEKDGKEKKEEKEKK encoded by the exons ATGGATCTGGTAGATAAGGCGAAGAATTATGTATCGGAGAAGGTGGCAGAAAAAGTGGAAAACATGGAGAAGCCCGAAGCAACAATTATGGATGTGGATGTGAAAAAGATTAGTTTTGACAGCATTTCATATCATGCTAAGGTCTCTGTTAGCAATCCTTACCATGTTCCAATTCCTATCATGGAGATTGCTTACGTTGTCAAAAGTGCTGGCAG GATAGTTGCTACAGGTCTAATTCCAGACCCAGGGTCACTGAAGGCCAAGAGCACAACAATGGTAGACGTGCCAGCGAAGGTTCCCCACAGTGCAATATTGAGTTTAGTGAGGGACATAGCCGCGGATTGGGACATTGATTATACACTTGAATTGGGTTTCATTATTGACCTTCCCGTCTTTGGAAACCTCACCATTCCCCTCACTTATAGTGGCGTGTATAAGCTTCCTACATTGTCTGACTTATGGAGAggtgacgaagaagaagaagaagagaaagaagagaaagaaaagaaagccGAGAAAGTGATCAAGATAGAAGAAAAAGatgggaaagaaaagaaagaagagaaagagaagaAGTAA